A region from the Simiduia sp. 21SJ11W-1 genome encodes:
- a CDS encoding Ppx/GppA phosphatase family protein — translation MSETTTNAASDYYAAVDLGSNSFHLLVAKVAGNRLEVVDRYKEMVQIARGLDARGVLNKDVQANALAVLERISQRLRDINPQHIRAAGTKTLRAARNADKFLKKAEAALGHPIHIISGYEEARLVYQGVVSSLENNNQRRLVIDIGGGSTEFIIGEGSRPRLLESLSLGCVVLAEQHFKFGPVTRERMRAAYLSACATIEPIAHAYRSYGWDMAMGSSGTMRAAAELMAAKDNGLITRENLHRVIEQTIADGEVTQTSVPKLRRDVLPAGLAIIQAIFDQLQLEQLHIADAALKEGLIYEILGRAADSDSRDESVRRLGDIYQCDTAQGERVAAMAVCLAKQLKLPDINGTRPLHLMRWAGQLHEIGLHISHSSFHKHSYYLLKHHDLGGFARFEQHWLASLVRLQRNEIKQKLLDELADADRPVFLHMAACLRLAVILCRGREDEPLPRAPVVQPQSDCPGLQLTLPDNWLNEHPLTAINLYNEAQMLSDVGYAFSYR, via the coding sequence TTGAGTGAAACCACAACCAACGCCGCAAGCGATTACTACGCCGCCGTAGATTTGGGCTCAAACAGCTTTCATTTGCTGGTGGCCAAGGTAGCGGGCAACCGGCTGGAAGTGGTCGATAGATACAAAGAAATGGTGCAAATCGCGCGCGGTTTAGACGCGCGTGGCGTGCTCAACAAAGATGTACAGGCCAATGCACTTGCAGTCCTCGAACGCATTAGCCAGCGCCTGCGCGATATCAACCCGCAACACATCCGCGCCGCCGGCACCAAAACCCTGCGGGCGGCGCGCAACGCCGATAAATTTCTAAAAAAAGCCGAGGCAGCGCTAGGCCACCCCATTCACATTATTTCAGGCTATGAAGAAGCGCGTCTTGTGTACCAGGGCGTGGTATCGAGCCTTGAAAACAACAACCAGCGCCGCCTGGTAATAGATATTGGCGGCGGCTCCACGGAGTTTATTATTGGTGAGGGTTCACGCCCACGGCTTCTTGAAAGCTTGAGCCTGGGCTGTGTTGTGCTGGCCGAACAACATTTCAAGTTCGGCCCGGTTACCCGCGAGCGCATGCGCGCCGCCTATTTAAGTGCCTGCGCCACCATTGAACCCATCGCCCACGCCTACCGCAGCTACGGCTGGGACATGGCCATGGGCTCCTCGGGCACCATGCGCGCAGCCGCAGAGCTTATGGCCGCCAAAGACAACGGCCTGATTACCCGCGAAAACCTGCACCGCGTAATTGAACAGACCATTGCCGACGGCGAAGTTACCCAAACAAGCGTGCCCAAATTGCGACGCGATGTATTACCTGCAGGGCTTGCCATTATCCAGGCCATTTTTGATCAGCTACAGCTCGAACAATTGCACATTGCCGATGCCGCATTAAAAGAAGGTTTAATTTACGAAATACTCGGGCGCGCCGCCGACAGCGACAGCCGCGATGAAAGTGTGCGTCGCCTGGGCGACATCTACCAGTGTGATACTGCACAAGGTGAGCGGGTTGCTGCAATGGCCGTGTGCCTTGCCAAACAACTGAAGCTGCCGGATATCAATGGCACCCGGCCACTGCACTTGATGCGCTGGGCGGGCCAACTACACGAAATTGGTTTGCACATCAGCCACAGCAGCTTTCACAAACACAGCTACTACCTGCTAAAACACCACGATCTGGGTGGCTTTGCCCGCTTTGAACAGCACTGGCTGGCGAGCCTGGTTCGATTGCAGCGCAATGAAATCAAACAAAAACTGCTGGATGAACTTGCAGACGCAGACAGGCCCGTGTTTCTGCACATGGCGGCCTGCTTGCGGCTGGCGGTGATTTTATGCCGCGGGCGCGAAGATGAGCCGCTGCCCCGGGCACCGGTTGTGCAACCACAAAGCGATTGCCCGGGCTTGCAACTCACCCTGCCGGACAACTGGCTAAACGAACATCCACTTACCGCCATCAACCTCTACAACGAAGCCCAAATGCTCAGCGATGTGGGCTACGCATTCAGCTACCGCTAA
- a CDS encoding sodium:alanine symporter family protein codes for MDTFNQFLASTVGSINGVLWDSILIYMLVLAGLWFTVRLGAVQFRLFGHMFTMMRGAGRSNAEGISPFQALATSLAARVGTGNLAGVAVAITLGGPGAVFWMWVIALLGMATGFVESTLGQFYKVKDAKGEFRGGPAYYIQMGLKQRWLAIAFSLCLLFGYGFVFSAVQANTIGDALNNAYGIAPLYSGLVMTIVAGIIVLGGLRAIARFAEITVPFMGLAYVATALFIVAMNLPAVPGILKLIVSSAFGFEEAAGGFLGAAINGIKRGLYSNEAGSGSVPHAAAAAAPYPNHPVSQGLVQMLGVFVDTILICSCTAIIILLAGGVGDEGFGGIRITQEAMVTHVGSWGMDFIAIAIVFFSFTSVVANFAYAESNLHVFKLDHKAGQLALTVGYLMMVMWGTMAPLPTVWSMADMALGLMTVINIIAIAWLTPTVVTLLNDYLQQRAAGKLPELELNDTHSFQGQPEPGVWSKKD; via the coding sequence ATGGATACCTTTAACCAATTTTTAGCCTCCACCGTCGGCAGTATTAACGGCGTGCTCTGGGATTCCATTCTGATTTACATGCTGGTGCTGGCCGGCCTCTGGTTTACCGTACGCCTGGGCGCGGTGCAGTTTCGCCTGTTCGGCCACATGTTCACCATGATGCGAGGCGCTGGCCGCTCGAACGCCGAAGGTATTTCACCCTTTCAGGCACTGGCTACGAGCCTTGCCGCGCGCGTGGGCACCGGCAACCTGGCCGGTGTGGCGGTGGCCATTACCCTGGGCGGGCCGGGTGCGGTGTTCTGGATGTGGGTAATTGCGCTGTTGGGTATGGCCACAGGCTTTGTGGAATCGACCTTGGGCCAGTTCTATAAGGTGAAAGATGCCAAGGGCGAGTTTCGTGGCGGCCCGGCTTACTACATTCAAATGGGCTTGAAGCAGCGCTGGCTAGCCATCGCCTTTTCTCTGTGTTTGCTATTTGGCTACGGCTTTGTTTTTTCCGCCGTGCAGGCTAATACCATTGGTGATGCGCTAAATAACGCCTATGGCATTGCCCCGCTCTACAGCGGCCTGGTGATGACCATTGTGGCAGGCATAATTGTGCTGGGCGGGCTGCGCGCCATCGCGCGCTTTGCCGAAATTACCGTGCCTTTTATGGGCCTTGCCTATGTGGCCACAGCTCTGTTTATTGTGGCGATGAATTTACCGGCCGTACCCGGCATTTTGAAATTGATTGTAAGCTCGGCCTTTGGCTTTGAAGAAGCCGCCGGAGGCTTTTTAGGGGCGGCCATTAACGGCATCAAGCGCGGGCTTTACTCCAATGAGGCAGGCTCCGGTAGCGTGCCGCACGCCGCTGCCGCCGCCGCCCCCTACCCCAACCACCCGGTGTCACAGGGGCTTGTGCAAATGCTGGGCGTATTCGTAGACACCATTTTAATTTGCTCGTGCACCGCCATTATTATTTTGCTGGCAGGCGGCGTGGGCGATGAAGGTTTTGGCGGTATTCGCATTACCCAAGAGGCCATGGTTACCCACGTTGGCAGCTGGGGCATGGATTTCATTGCCATTGCCATTGTGTTTTTCTCGTTCACCTCGGTGGTGGCCAACTTCGCCTATGCTGAATCTAATTTGCATGTGTTCAAGCTCGACCACAAAGCCGGCCAGCTGGCGCTCACCGTCGGTTACCTGATGATGGTGATGTGGGGCACCATGGCGCCGCTGCCCACCGTGTGGAGCATGGCTGATATGGCGCTCGGCCTGATGACGGTAATCAACATTATTGCCATTGCCTGGCTAACGCCCACAGTGGTGACACTGCTTAATGATTACCTGCAACAGCGCGCGGCAGGCAAATTACCCGAGCTTGAATTGAACGACACGCACAGTTTCCAGGGCCAGCCAGAGCCCGGAGTTTGGAGCAAAAAAGATTGA
- a CDS encoding glycine zipper 2TM domain-containing protein gives MNNRLLLTLGCMSALAFQPAVAGPYERQDFAKVVSATPIYEQVAYTRPSRECWVETVAYEREHGGKSKSATPMLLGAVIGGAIGHAVGKNDRRSGTAIGAVLGGSIGNDMGKSRRHSSVEYRDEERCETRQVREYEERLMGYDVTYRYHGETYTTRMDHKPGKRLPVAVSVTPIY, from the coding sequence ATGAACAACCGTCTTTTACTTACTCTGGGGTGTATGTCTGCATTAGCGTTCCAGCCTGCGGTGGCGGGCCCCTACGAGCGCCAAGACTTCGCCAAGGTTGTTTCGGCCACCCCAATCTACGAACAGGTTGCCTACACGCGCCCAAGCCGTGAGTGCTGGGTTGAAACCGTGGCCTACGAGCGTGAACACGGTGGCAAATCGAAATCTGCCACGCCCATGCTGTTAGGTGCGGTGATCGGCGGTGCCATTGGTCACGCTGTGGGTAAAAACGATCGCCGCTCCGGTACGGCCATTGGCGCGGTGCTGGGTGGCAGCATCGGTAACGATATGGGCAAGTCGCGCCGTCATAGCTCTGTTGAATACCGCGATGAAGAGCGTTGTGAAACCCGCCAGGTGCGCGAATACGAAGAGCGCTTGATGGGTTACGACGTAACCTACCGCTACCACGGTGAAACCTATACCACGCGCATGGATCACAAGCCCGGCAAACGATTGCCCGTGGCGGTTTCTGTGACCCCAATTTACTAG
- a CDS encoding ATP-binding protein, translating to MTESASRWFTQSIKGRLLCASLLLLPLLVALTGFGLDTAFKQSLLAAEQARLRSQVYLLLAAAEVDEGELVLPKAFTEPLLSQANSGLYGFVHADKDNHLDNERELWRSASAQWLATQELGLNQSQPLRNAVTEFGRWQGSYFYLRYRIRWEFGDDRELPLVFSVYQTTEPFNQQLASFRTTLWRWLAVIGVGSLLLQGALLMWGLRPLKVLTQALSQLNRGEQARVEGQFPQELQGLTENLNQLLASEQTARERYRNTLADLAHSLKTPLSVARNELHTQAPDQQLIGEQLARMHDIINHQLQRARMSEGGFQLALDVQPIVQRITRSLQKLYPAVTFVVPDTPMKLRIDEKDAFEILGNVIENACKYGATKVQVGLENLTYKGLPFHKLVIADNGPGVAPDAREQLVRRGQRLDEQRAGQGLGLALVQDILVAYGGELQLEAAHLGGLGVVFWLPEKSA from the coding sequence ATGACCGAAAGTGCGTCGCGCTGGTTTACCCAATCCATCAAGGGGCGGCTGCTGTGCGCAAGCCTGTTGCTGTTACCGCTGTTGGTTGCCCTTACAGGCTTCGGGCTGGATACCGCCTTTAAGCAAAGCCTGCTGGCGGCAGAGCAGGCGCGGCTGCGCTCGCAGGTATACCTGCTGCTGGCGGCGGCCGAAGTGGATGAAGGCGAGCTGGTGCTGCCCAAGGCTTTCACCGAGCCGCTGCTTTCACAGGCCAACAGCGGGCTCTATGGATTTGTACACGCCGATAAAGACAACCACCTGGATAACGAGCGCGAACTTTGGCGTTCGGCCTCGGCCCAATGGCTGGCCACCCAAGAGCTGGGCCTGAATCAATCGCAGCCATTGCGCAATGCCGTCACCGAATTTGGCCGTTGGCAGGGCAGTTATTTTTACCTGCGCTACCGCATTCGCTGGGAATTTGGCGACGACCGGGAGCTGCCCTTGGTGTTCAGTGTTTACCAGACTACCGAGCCCTTTAATCAACAATTGGCATCGTTTCGCACAACCTTGTGGCGTTGGCTGGCGGTAATTGGTGTGGGCAGTTTATTGCTGCAGGGCGCGCTTTTGATGTGGGGTTTACGGCCCTTGAAGGTGCTGACCCAAGCCCTTAGCCAGCTAAATCGCGGTGAGCAGGCCAGAGTGGAAGGGCAGTTCCCCCAGGAGTTGCAGGGCCTTACTGAAAACCTCAATCAATTACTGGCGAGCGAACAAACCGCGCGCGAGCGCTACCGCAATACCCTGGCAGATTTGGCCCACAGCCTGAAAACGCCTCTATCGGTTGCGCGTAACGAGTTGCACACACAAGCGCCAGATCAGCAATTAATTGGCGAGCAGCTGGCGCGCATGCACGATATCATCAATCACCAGCTGCAGCGCGCACGTATGAGCGAAGGTGGTTTCCAGCTGGCGCTGGATGTTCAGCCCATCGTGCAGCGCATTACCCGCTCACTGCAAAAACTTTATCCGGCAGTTACCTTTGTGGTGCCAGACACACCCATGAAGTTGCGCATAGATGAAAAAGACGCCTTCGAAATTTTGGGCAACGTGATAGAAAACGCCTGCAAGTACGGCGCAACAAAAGTGCAGGTGGGTTTGGAAAATCTTACCTACAAAGGCCTGCCTTTTCACAAGCTGGTGATTGCTGATAATGGCCCGGGTGTGGCACCGGATGCCCGTGAGCAGCTAGTGCGCCGGGGCCAGCGGCTGGATGAACAGCGCGCAGGCCAAGGCCTGGGCCTGGCGCTGGTGCAAGATATTCTGGTGGCCTATGGTGGTGAGTTGCAACTGGAGGCCGCGCACTTAGGCGGCCTGGGTGTGGTGTTTTGGCTGCCGGAGAAATCCGCGTAA
- a CDS encoding helix-turn-helix domain-containing protein, with amino-acid sequence MSVQVIMKDGRPEWAVIPYEQYEALLAAAGEAPGSKGAGPQNAAATAPHPAIQGASAAAAASGAKVGGGSFSGASLGALMASSTKNAAQLARDAGISPAYLNQIVSGERAPSPAIIRGLAQALGVKPDELLA; translated from the coding sequence ATGAGTGTGCAGGTTATCATGAAGGACGGCCGGCCTGAATGGGCGGTAATCCCCTACGAGCAATACGAAGCGCTGTTGGCCGCCGCCGGTGAGGCCCCAGGGTCAAAAGGTGCTGGGCCCCAAAACGCGGCTGCAACAGCCCCTCACCCTGCGATACAAGGCGCCAGTGCCGCTGCAGCTGCCAGCGGCGCAAAAGTGGGTGGTGGTTCATTTAGCGGGGCAAGCCTTGGGGCATTAATGGCCAGCAGCACCAAAAATGCCGCACAGCTGGCCCGCGATGCCGGCATTTCGCCTGCGTATCTCAATCAGATTGTCAGTGGCGAGCGCGCACCAAGCCCTGCAATCATTCGCGGCTTGGCGCAGGCGTTGGGCGTCAAGCCCGATGAGCTGCTCGCTTAG
- a CDS encoding GIY-YIG nuclease family protein — protein MTNSNAPNAQAQSKLWFVYIIETSDQRLYTGITTDVQRRFEQHAMGRGAKFFRGRRPVRVCYRESHPDRSSASKREWHIKQLSRRQKQQLIDQPVPSMPTYPE, from the coding sequence ATGACCAACAGTAACGCCCCGAACGCACAAGCCCAATCCAAGCTCTGGTTTGTGTACATTATTGAAACCAGCGACCAGCGTTTGTACACCGGCATTACCACCGATGTGCAACGCAGGTTCGAGCAACACGCCATGGGTAGGGGCGCCAAGTTTTTCCGGGGCCGCAGGCCTGTTCGGGTGTGCTACCGGGAGTCACACCCGGATCGCAGCAGTGCCTCAAAGCGCGAATGGCACATCAAGCAATTAAGCCGCCGGCAAAAGCAGCAGCTTATTGATCAGCCTGTACCTTCAATGCCGACATACCCTGAGTAA
- a CDS encoding methyltransferase domain-containing protein, giving the protein MTKQNPAGSKRPPIGNSDRNFDDLAPRFARNVYGGLKGQLRLAVLERDFEECIAPKLTAEPLEVLDAGGGQGQFSLQFARRHKLVLCDISEQMLALAKAGAEQQGVKGVEFLHKPVQALAEDAAHRGRYHLVLCHAVLEWVADQQGLLAHLKTLVRPGGVLSLTFYNRHGLIMKNLLRGVEPTLLKPQEFRPHRGSLTPTRPLEPAEVMAWLLDAGWQCLCHSGIRVFHDYQLTPESQHMAPEALKALELKLSREEPYRSLGRYQHLLLQRPE; this is encoded by the coding sequence ATGACCAAGCAAAACCCCGCCGGCAGCAAGCGCCCGCCCATTGGCAACAGCGATCGCAACTTTGACGACCTGGCGCCACGCTTTGCCCGCAACGTTTATGGGGGCCTAAAGGGGCAGTTGCGTCTGGCGGTACTTGAGCGGGATTTTGAAGAATGTATTGCCCCAAAGCTTACAGCCGAACCATTGGAAGTGCTGGATGCCGGGGGCGGGCAAGGGCAATTCAGCCTGCAATTTGCCCGCCGTCACAAGCTTGTGCTGTGCGATATTTCCGAACAAATGTTGGCCTTGGCCAAGGCGGGTGCCGAGCAGCAAGGGGTTAAAGGTGTAGAGTTTTTGCATAAACCCGTGCAGGCCCTGGCAGAAGATGCCGCCCACCGCGGGCGCTACCATCTGGTGCTGTGCCACGCGGTGCTTGAGTGGGTGGCCGATCAACAGGGCTTACTTGCACACCTGAAAACCCTGGTGCGCCCGGGTGGGGTTTTATCGCTTACCTTTTACAACCGCCACGGCTTGATTATGAAAAACCTGCTGCGCGGGGTAGAGCCCACGCTGTTAAAGCCGCAGGAGTTCAGGCCCCACCGCGGCAGCCTCACGCCCACGCGCCCACTGGAGCCTGCCGAGGTTATGGCGTGGCTTTTGGATGCGGGCTGGCAGTGTTTATGCCACTCCGGCATTCGCGTGTTTCACGACTACCAGCTCACCCCCGAAAGCCAGCATATGGCGCCTGAGGCGCTTAAGGCGCTGGAGCTTAAGCTCTCGCGCGAAGAGCCCTACCGGAGCCTTGGGCGCTACCAGCATTTGCTACTGCAACGCCCCGAATAG
- the hutG gene encoding formimidoylglutamase, whose amino-acid sequence MSNPLYRPANPLLWTGRIDDEEATPALRWHQQMQCLDMHQPLPCMANRLALLGFACDAGVKRNKGRPGAAAGPEALRKGLANAACSDTPLFDAGDVHCDGDRLESAQQALAEQLHSLLAADARPVVLGGGHEVAWASFQGLIPRLQHSQKRLGIINFDAHLDLRNPVKEGSSGTPFRQIAQWCEANRQPFNYFVLGVNPSANTDALFDYARAKQVQWLEDTYIEAEPLGALAAHCDEFLARVDALYLTVCLDVFNAAFAPGVSAPAALGVSPARMLWLFGYLLRQAKTHNKPVWLLDIAELNPAYDPDNQTARLGARIIWQYQKAIVQPE is encoded by the coding sequence ATGAGCAACCCTCTTTACCGCCCGGCCAACCCCTTACTTTGGACTGGCCGCATTGATGATGAAGAAGCCACGCCCGCCCTGCGTTGGCACCAGCAAATGCAATGCCTTGATATGCACCAACCACTGCCCTGCATGGCAAACCGGCTGGCACTGCTGGGGTTTGCCTGTGATGCCGGGGTAAAACGCAACAAGGGCCGCCCCGGCGCGGCCGCAGGCCCAGAGGCTTTGCGCAAAGGCCTTGCCAATGCCGCCTGTTCAGATACCCCGCTCTTTGATGCAGGCGATGTGCACTGCGACGGCGACAGGCTAGAAAGCGCACAGCAAGCGCTGGCCGAACAATTGCACAGCCTGCTTGCCGCCGATGCGCGGCCAGTGGTGCTGGGCGGCGGCCATGAAGTGGCCTGGGCGAGCTTTCAAGGTTTGATACCACGCCTGCAACACAGCCAAAAACGGCTTGGCATCATCAACTTTGATGCCCACCTGGACTTGCGCAACCCGGTAAAAGAAGGCTCCTCCGGCACACCGTTTCGGCAAATTGCCCAGTGGTGTGAAGCCAACCGGCAGCCGTTTAATTATTTTGTACTCGGGGTAAACCCCAGCGCCAATACCGATGCGCTATTTGACTATGCCCGTGCAAAGCAGGTGCAGTGGCTGGAAGACACCTACATAGAAGCCGAGCCTTTGGGCGCGCTTGCCGCCCATTGTGATGAATTTTTGGCGCGCGTAGACGCTCTCTACCTCACTGTATGCCTGGATGTATTCAACGCAGCCTTCGCCCCCGGTGTAAGTGCGCCGGCCGCGCTGGGGGTCAGCCCCGCGCGCATGCTGTGGCTGTTTGGCTACCTGCTTCGGCAAGCAAAAACACACAATAAGCCCGTGTGGCTGCTGGACATCGCAGAGCTGAACCCGGCGTATGATCCCGACAACCAAACTGCGCGCCTCGGCGCACGGATTATCTGGCAGTACCAAAAAGCCATTGTGCAACCCGAATAG
- a CDS encoding DUF599 domain-containing protein, whose product MNVPLWIETYGMVLLCSSWLLVSWVSYARFAHYRAKKTHCLASQLHAFRILWMKRVIRRDNRITDSSLLASVERNASFFANITVLVMAGIVTALGSASQANSLLNELPFSAGTTAVETEIKLMLLFVIFAYAFFSFTWAMRKFGFCAVLVGAFPLHDEQVSQAERDVFAINTARIIDQAGHSYNAGLRCYYFALSFLAWLISPWLFLLAVWLVVAVLYHREFHSKALKTLVEITQGMSALKVQADQ is encoded by the coding sequence GTGAATGTACCTTTGTGGATAGAAACCTACGGCATGGTGTTGCTGTGTAGCAGCTGGTTGCTGGTCAGTTGGGTAAGCTACGCGCGTTTTGCCCACTACCGGGCTAAAAAAACCCACTGCCTTGCTTCACAACTGCATGCTTTTCGTATTCTCTGGATGAAGCGGGTTATCCGGCGCGACAACCGCATTACCGATTCCTCGCTGTTGGCAAGTGTTGAGCGCAACGCCAGTTTTTTTGCCAATATCACCGTGCTGGTCATGGCCGGTATTGTGACAGCGCTTGGCAGTGCCAGCCAGGCCAACAGCCTGTTAAACGAATTGCCCTTTAGCGCCGGCACCACGGCGGTTGAAACCGAAATCAAGTTGATGCTGCTGTTTGTGATTTTCGCCTATGCCTTTTTCAGCTTTACTTGGGCCATGCGGAAATTCGGCTTCTGTGCGGTGTTGGTGGGGGCCTTTCCGCTGCATGACGAACAGGTAAGCCAGGCAGAGCGGGATGTGTTTGCCATTAATACGGCACGCATTATTGATCAGGCCGGCCACAGTTATAATGCGGGCTTGCGTTGCTATTATTTTGCACTGTCTTTTTTGGCCTGGCTGATCAGCCCCTGGTTATTTTTATTGGCGGTGTGGCTGGTGGTGGCTGTGCTCTATCACCGTGAATTTCACTCAAAAGCCCTTAAAACATTGGTAGAAATTACTCAGGGTATGTCGGCATTGAAGGTACAGGCTGATCAATAA
- a CDS encoding response regulator transcription factor → MRLLIIEDDTALQSQISALFNQRHWSVDVAGDGREGEYLGREYAYDVAVVDLGLPELSGMEVISRWRKSGISIPILILTARDHWQQKVEGLEAGADDYLTKPFHPEELLARVNALARRAAGQTSSEIIAGPYTLNLGAQSLSNNGQPVTLTSFEYRLIEYLMLHAGKVVSKTELTEHIYAQDYDRDSNVIEVLMTRLRKKMDPSGELKPLRTVRGQGYQFVMTDAASAKANA, encoded by the coding sequence ATGCGACTGCTCATTATTGAAGATGATACCGCCCTGCAATCGCAAATCAGCGCGCTGTTTAATCAGCGCCACTGGAGTGTGGATGTGGCAGGCGATGGCCGCGAGGGCGAATACCTTGGGCGTGAATACGCCTATGATGTGGCTGTTGTGGATCTGGGCTTGCCCGAACTCAGTGGCATGGAGGTGATCAGCCGTTGGCGCAAGTCGGGTATCAGCATACCCATATTAATTCTCACCGCCCGCGATCACTGGCAGCAAAAAGTGGAAGGCCTGGAAGCCGGAGCCGACGACTACCTCACCAAGCCTTTTCACCCGGAAGAACTATTGGCCCGCGTCAATGCCCTGGCGCGCCGCGCTGCCGGCCAAACCTCGTCTGAAATTATTGCCGGGCCCTACACGCTGAATTTGGGTGCTCAAAGCCTCAGCAATAACGGGCAGCCGGTCACGCTCACAAGTTTTGAATACCGGCTCATTGAATACCTGATGTTGCATGCCGGCAAAGTGGTGTCGAAAACGGAATTAACCGAGCACATCTACGCTCAGGATTACGATCGCGACAGCAATGTGATTGAAGTGCTTATGACACGCCTGCGTAAAAAAATGGATCCAAGCGGTGAGCTAAAACCGCTGCGTACCGTGCGCGGGCAAGGCTATCAATTTGTCATGACTGATGCCGCCAGTGCTAAGGCCAATGCATGA
- a CDS encoding nucleotide pyrophosphohydrolase — MLDYQNYYREFTAIAKENNWQPLHSPRNLAAAVLQEAAELNREFQWQSDAQSRALGPEAKARVAGELADVALYLFALCEALGLDLDAAIEAKQAEVRARLVCKSPGN, encoded by the coding sequence GTGCTGGATTATCAAAACTATTACCGCGAGTTTACCGCGATTGCCAAGGAAAATAACTGGCAACCTTTGCACAGCCCCCGCAATTTGGCCGCCGCTGTGTTGCAAGAAGCCGCCGAGCTGAATCGGGAATTCCAGTGGCAAAGCGATGCGCAATCGCGCGCACTAGGGCCCGAGGCCAAAGCCCGGGTGGCCGGTGAGCTAGCCGATGTGGCGTTGTACCTGTTCGCCCTGTGTGAAGCGCTGGGGCTGGATTTAGATGCCGCCATTGAAGCCAAGCAAGCCGAGGTGCGTGCGCGCTTAGTCTGTAAGTCGCCCGGCAATTAG
- a CDS encoding HAD family phosphatase — MASPTPFPANIKAILFDHDGTLVDSERVHYEFWAQVLHGHGCELSAEDYINQCVGVSEIRTAEIFKAQFNLNASVVTLVEQKRRVAEAFHRDQHYPLMPGVAATLGRLAATPLTLAVVSGSAAFALEASLTALGLRDLFACVASGENVPHNKPAPDVYQLAMQRLNLAPEQCMAIEDTASGLQAAKAAGVFTCVIPNSYSAHHDLSLADNRFSTMSDWLAWFEARV; from the coding sequence ATGGCAAGCCCAACCCCGTTTCCCGCTAACATAAAAGCCATTTTATTTGATCACGATGGCACGCTGGTGGATTCAGAGCGGGTGCATTATGAATTCTGGGCGCAGGTGTTACATGGCCACGGCTGCGAGCTTAGTGCGGAGGATTACATCAACCAGTGCGTGGGTGTATCGGAAATCCGCACAGCAGAAATCTTTAAAGCGCAATTTAATTTAAATGCATCTGTGGTAACGCTGGTGGAGCAAAAGCGCCGCGTGGCAGAGGCGTTTCATCGCGATCAACACTACCCGCTGATGCCAGGTGTGGCCGCAACGCTTGGCCGGCTGGCGGCCACGCCTTTAACCCTTGCGGTGGTTTCCGGCTCGGCGGCCTTTGCCTTAGAGGCAAGCCTTACAGCCCTGGGTTTGCGCGACTTGTTTGCCTGTGTGGCCAGTGGTGAAAATGTACCGCACAACAAACCCGCGCCGGATGTGTATCAACTCGCCATGCAACGCCTGAACCTTGCTCCAGAACAATGCATGGCCATTGAAGATACGGCCTCAGGCTTACAGGCGGCGAAAGCGGCGGGCGTGTTTACCTGCGTGATTCCCAACAGCTACTCCGCGCACCATGATCTTTCACTGGCCGATAACCGCTTTAGCACTATGAGCGATTGGTTGGCCTGGTTTGAAGCGCGGGTTTAG
- a CDS encoding PepSY domain-containing protein — protein sequence MRHLPMIIAALLCFAPLAGQSASPTKGYPLYAQASNSASSSAEAARIAQARYGGKVLKVKREQDGRRYKVRLLLDDGRVKDVVVKGD from the coding sequence ATGCGCCACCTGCCGATGATCATTGCCGCTCTTTTGTGTTTTGCGCCTCTTGCAGGCCAAAGTGCGAGCCCAACCAAGGGCTACCCGCTCTATGCCCAGGCCAGCAACTCGGCAAGTTCTTCTGCAGAGGCCGCACGCATTGCGCAGGCCCGTTACGGTGGCAAGGTATTGAAAGTGAAGCGCGAACAGGATGGCCGGCGCTACAAGGTGCGCTTGTTGTTAGACGACGGCCGCGTGAAAGACGTGGTGGTAAAGGGAGATTAA